The following are from one region of the Actinopolyspora halophila DSM 43834 genome:
- a CDS encoding SGNH/GDSL hydrolase family protein produces the protein MSYERQRSPGEAVRSSESANTARRWNTFVALGDSFTEGLNDPTPEEDTFRGWADRVASILAGENAELRYANLAVRGKLLDQILAEQLPAVVRTRPDLAAFTAGGNDIIRPFTDPDELAQRFDDAVTRIRATGADVLIGTGFDTRNSVMRLVRGKVGTYNSHLWAIAQRHGCYVVDLWSMQVLHDQRAWSADRLHLSAEGHRRVALRAAEALGLEPGQDWRTPWPPERTRPWAARRGDDLHWVKQHLGPWIGRRIRGTSSGDGRKPKRPEPQPLDTSSRVPCP, from the coding sequence ATGAGCTACGAGCGGCAGCGATCACCGGGGGAAGCAGTGCGGAGTTCGGAGAGCGCGAATACCGCGCGGCGCTGGAACACGTTCGTGGCCCTCGGCGACAGCTTCACCGAAGGTCTGAACGACCCGACCCCCGAGGAGGACACCTTCCGGGGCTGGGCCGACCGGGTGGCGAGCATCCTGGCCGGGGAGAACGCGGAACTGCGCTACGCCAATCTCGCGGTGCGCGGAAAGCTGCTGGACCAGATCCTCGCCGAGCAGCTCCCCGCGGTGGTGCGGACGAGACCGGACCTGGCCGCCTTCACCGCCGGGGGCAACGACATAATCCGTCCGTTCACCGACCCCGACGAGCTGGCCCAGCGGTTCGACGACGCCGTGACCCGGATCAGAGCCACCGGGGCCGATGTACTGATAGGCACCGGTTTCGACACGCGGAATTCGGTGATGCGGCTGGTGCGCGGCAAGGTCGGAACCTACAACTCACACCTCTGGGCGATCGCGCAGCGACACGGATGCTATGTCGTCGACCTCTGGTCGATGCAGGTGCTACACGACCAGCGTGCGTGGAGCGCGGATCGCCTGCACCTGTCGGCGGAGGGCCACCGGCGCGTCGCCCTGCGCGCCGCCGAAGCGCTCGGCCTCGAACCGGGACAGGACTGGCGCACACCTTGGCCACCGGAACGGACCCGCCCGTGGGCGGCCCGCCGCGGCGACGACCTGCACTGGGTCAAGCAGCACCTGGGCCCGTGGATCGGGCGCAGGATCCGCGGAACCTCCTCCGGGGACGGCAGGAAACCGAAACGTCCCGAACCGCAACCGCTCGACACCTCGTCGCGAGTCCCGTGCCCTTGA
- a CDS encoding ectoine synthase, which translates to MIVRTVREVEDTDADIRTENWRSKRIVLAKEKVGFSVHETTLYAGTVNDFWYANHIEAVFVFEGEGEILDHGTGETHRLGPGSLYLLDNHDKHQVRPETDMRTVCVFNPPVTGKEVHDENGVYPLVTEDD; encoded by the coding sequence ATGATCGTCCGTACGGTCCGGGAAGTCGAGGACACCGACGCCGACATCAGGACCGAGAACTGGCGCAGCAAGCGCATCGTTCTGGCCAAGGAGAAGGTGGGGTTCTCGGTCCACGAGACCACGCTGTACGCGGGCACCGTGAACGATTTCTGGTACGCCAACCACATCGAGGCGGTGTTCGTCTTCGAGGGTGAGGGCGAGATCCTCGACCACGGCACCGGTGAGACGCACCGGCTCGGACCCGGATCGCTGTACCTGCTCGACAACCACGACAAGCACCAGGTGCGCCCCGAGACCGACATGCGCACGGTGTGCGTGTTCAACCCCCCGGTGACCGGCAAGGAGGTACACGACGAGAACGGGGTGTACCCCCTGGTGACCGAAGACGACTGA
- the ectB gene encoding diaminobutyrate--2-oxoglutarate transaminase, translating to MKDVFATRESEVRSYSRTWPVVFDKAQGSWLYDEHGKGYLDFFAGAGALNYGHNNPLLKRKLIDYIERDGVHHGLDQATSARAEFLHTLDETLLEPRGLNYKVQFPGPTGTNSVEAALKLARKITGRESIISFTNAFHGMTLGSLSVTGNSMKRGGAGIPLVHATPMPYDNYFDGQVDDFLYFERLLADSGSGLNAPAAVIVETLQGEGGINDSRAEWLRNLSELCDRHGILLIVDDVQMGCGRTGPFFSFEQAGIEPDMVCLSKSIGGYGSPLALTLIKPEHDVWEPGEHNGTFRGNNPAFVTGAEALRQYWSDDALRDSTLAKGERVARTLHELGAEYPGLVSKGRGLARGLGFAEPEMAGKVSKAAFDRGMILETAGPQDEVVKIMPPLTVTDDEIEQGVEILRDSVRAVFA from the coding sequence GTGAAGGACGTTTTCGCAACCCGGGAGTCCGAGGTGCGCAGCTACAGCCGCACCTGGCCCGTGGTGTTCGACAAGGCCCAGGGCAGCTGGTTGTACGACGAGCACGGCAAGGGATACCTGGATTTCTTCGCCGGAGCGGGTGCGCTCAACTACGGGCACAACAACCCGCTGCTGAAACGAAAACTGATCGACTACATCGAACGCGACGGGGTGCACCACGGACTCGACCAGGCCACCTCGGCCAGGGCCGAGTTCCTGCACACGCTGGACGAGACCCTGCTCGAGCCGCGGGGACTCAACTACAAGGTGCAGTTCCCCGGGCCGACGGGGACCAACTCGGTGGAAGCCGCGTTGAAGCTGGCCCGCAAGATCACCGGGCGTGAGTCGATCATCAGCTTCACCAACGCCTTCCACGGGATGACTCTCGGCTCGCTGTCCGTCACGGGCAACTCGATGAAACGCGGCGGCGCGGGGATTCCCCTGGTGCACGCCACCCCCATGCCGTACGACAACTACTTCGACGGCCAGGTGGACGACTTCCTGTACTTCGAGCGGTTGCTGGCCGACAGCGGCAGCGGGCTCAACGCGCCCGCCGCGGTCATCGTCGAGACGCTCCAGGGCGAGGGCGGCATCAACGACTCGCGCGCGGAGTGGTTGCGCAACCTGTCCGAGCTGTGCGACAGGCACGGCATCCTGCTGATCGTCGACGACGTGCAGATGGGATGCGGCCGGACCGGCCCCTTCTTCAGCTTCGAGCAGGCGGGTATCGAGCCCGACATGGTCTGCCTGTCCAAGTCGATCGGGGGGTACGGCAGCCCGCTGGCGCTGACGCTGATCAAACCGGAGCACGACGTGTGGGAGCCGGGCGAGCACAACGGCACCTTCCGGGGCAACAACCCGGCCTTCGTCACGGGGGCCGAGGCGCTGCGGCAGTACTGGAGCGACGACGCGCTGCGGGACTCCACCCTGGCCAAGGGGGAGCGGGTCGCCCGGACGCTGCACGAGCTCGGCGCGGAGTACCCCGGGCTGGTCTCCAAGGGGCGCGGACTCGCCCGCGGGCTCGGCTTCGCCGAACCCGAGATGGCGGGCAAGGTCTCCAAGGCCGCCTTCGACAGGGGGATGATCCTGGAAACCGCCGGCCCGCAGGACGAAGTGGTCAAGATCATGCCGCCGTTGACGGTGACCGACGACGAGATCGAGCAGGGCGTGGAGATCCTGCGGGACTCGGTGCGAGCGGTGTTCGCCTGA
- a CDS encoding AfsR/SARP family transcriptional regulator has product MPPEDSSPGGPSRGYEFRLLGPLEVLHRGERQPLGNSGVRSALACLLLEPNQVVSMDRLIDTLWGEKPPRTARTIIHGYVSRLRKLLTPEGGTYGEEEPEIVTRSPGYLLRVDSERIDAHRARSLINRAGNMEPGERSRVLGQALTLWRGPILADISSGRLHRMVVPNLDELRMMALEERIAADLELGRHRQLAVELPALVEQQPLRERLAGQLMLSYYRSGQRARAQDCYHSLRERLSDELGIDPGPDLRSLYERMLRDDESLLTPARVVSSEGGDSRTGVVTHPAELPPRTAGFVGRKSELAALDRMLSEEEQGTTGMLAAVTGTAGVGKSALAVTWAHRVAHRFPDGQFYASLRGFDSESPPLSPGEALTGFLKTLGIADDVIPIDLQERAALYRSLLADRRVLILLDDARDADQIRPLLPSSTGSLVLVTSRRRLDGLVVRSGARTLPLETLPTSAAVELLDRAGVPGRSRSEPQAARELAELCGGLPLALRIAAARLAANPGRAVRELVGELTDERERLTALDIDDADTSVRRAFDISYRNLQPSQAWTFRLLGMIPGHTFTTHAVAALCGTDPETARRRLRALTLAHLVSEPKQDRFAMHDLLRVYARELRASEGSGQDVGTTNTALRGLLEHYLAAADHARRFLRPPRDELDFSGWKWAVPAISGREQALEWFDAEWPNLVAAIDTAADAGWNSVVWKLVRLQFNYLMVRCPWEDWVRIYSRGLESARRADEESGRVLMLAGLGVVHSRSGAPEAALKYYAESYYLAESLCDQGKLAMTQVNMGSALFRLGRYPDAGRHCEEALRTYREQKDRYGEAGALNNLAQVEQVTGNLSAAFGYLRKAEKRYREADDLEILAMVLNNCGEVSVELDRIENARRYYGEALDVARQCGSTMRQAAAYMGLGDVASLREDTAVARRRWDTALSIFEAGGSPRAAEPRARLERLESEQDGT; this is encoded by the coding sequence ATGCCACCGGAAGACAGCTCGCCCGGAGGGCCGAGCCGCGGCTACGAGTTCCGGCTGCTCGGCCCGCTGGAAGTCCTCCACCGCGGTGAGCGGCAGCCACTGGGGAACTCGGGCGTGCGCAGCGCACTGGCGTGCCTGCTGCTCGAGCCGAACCAAGTCGTGTCCATGGACCGATTGATTGACACCCTTTGGGGGGAGAAGCCACCGCGCACGGCACGCACGATCATCCACGGCTACGTCTCCCGGCTGCGCAAGCTGCTGACCCCCGAAGGTGGGACGTACGGCGAGGAGGAGCCCGAGATAGTCACCCGCTCGCCCGGGTACCTGCTGCGGGTCGACAGCGAGCGCATCGACGCGCACCGGGCACGGTCGCTGATCAACCGAGCGGGCAACATGGAACCAGGTGAGCGGTCCCGCGTCCTCGGACAGGCGCTGACCCTGTGGCGTGGCCCGATCCTGGCCGACATCTCCTCCGGGCGGTTGCACCGCATGGTCGTGCCCAATCTGGACGAGCTGCGGATGATGGCTCTCGAGGAGCGCATAGCGGCCGACCTGGAGCTGGGCAGGCATCGTCAGTTGGCGGTGGAGCTGCCCGCTCTCGTCGAGCAGCAGCCGCTGCGCGAGCGACTGGCCGGACAGCTGATGCTCTCCTACTATCGTTCCGGGCAGCGCGCGCGGGCGCAGGACTGCTATCACTCCCTCCGCGAACGGCTCTCGGACGAGCTGGGCATCGACCCCGGCCCCGATCTGCGTTCGCTGTACGAGCGGATGCTGCGCGACGACGAGAGCCTGCTGACTCCGGCGCGGGTGGTTTCGAGCGAAGGCGGGGACTCCCGGACCGGTGTCGTCACGCACCCCGCCGAACTGCCGCCCCGCACAGCCGGGTTCGTCGGCCGGAAGTCGGAGCTGGCCGCTCTCGACCGGATGCTGTCCGAAGAGGAGCAGGGCACGACCGGAATGCTGGCCGCCGTCACCGGGACGGCCGGTGTCGGCAAGAGCGCCCTGGCCGTGACGTGGGCACACCGTGTGGCGCACCGCTTCCCGGACGGGCAGTTCTACGCCTCCCTGCGTGGATTCGACTCCGAGAGTCCCCCGCTGTCCCCGGGGGAGGCGCTGACCGGGTTCCTCAAGACCCTCGGGATCGCCGACGACGTCATCCCGATCGACCTGCAGGAGCGCGCCGCGCTGTACCGGTCGCTGCTCGCGGACCGGCGTGTGCTGATACTGCTCGACGACGCGCGGGACGCCGATCAGATACGCCCGTTGCTTCCGAGCAGTACCGGATCGCTCGTGCTGGTGACCAGCAGGCGGCGGCTAGACGGACTGGTGGTGCGCAGCGGAGCGCGGACGTTGCCGTTGGAAACGCTGCCCACCTCCGCGGCCGTGGAGCTGTTGGACCGGGCGGGGGTTCCGGGCAGATCCAGATCCGAACCGCAGGCCGCGCGTGAACTGGCCGAGCTGTGCGGCGGGCTCCCCCTGGCGTTGCGGATCGCCGCCGCGCGGCTGGCGGCGAACCCGGGGCGTGCGGTGCGGGAGCTCGTCGGTGAGCTCACCGACGAGCGCGAGCGGCTGACCGCTCTCGACATCGACGACGCGGACACCAGCGTTCGCCGGGCCTTCGACATCTCCTACCGCAACCTGCAACCGAGCCAGGCCTGGACCTTCCGGCTGTTGGGCATGATCCCGGGCCACACCTTCACCACACACGCGGTGGCCGCCCTGTGCGGCACGGACCCGGAGACGGCGCGGCGGAGGCTGCGTGCGTTGACGCTGGCCCACCTGGTGAGCGAGCCCAAGCAGGACCGCTTCGCCATGCACGACCTGCTGCGGGTCTACGCGCGGGAGCTCCGGGCCTCCGAGGGGAGCGGGCAGGACGTGGGGACGACGAACACCGCGTTGCGCGGTCTGCTGGAGCACTACCTGGCCGCGGCCGACCACGCGCGAAGATTCCTGCGGCCACCGCGGGACGAACTGGACTTCTCGGGCTGGAAGTGGGCCGTTCCCGCCATATCGGGTCGCGAGCAGGCGTTGGAGTGGTTCGACGCGGAGTGGCCGAACCTGGTGGCGGCCATCGACACGGCCGCCGACGCGGGGTGGAACAGCGTCGTCTGGAAGCTCGTCCGGTTGCAGTTCAACTACCTGATGGTGCGCTGCCCCTGGGAGGACTGGGTGCGGATCTACTCCAGAGGTCTGGAGTCCGCGCGTCGGGCCGACGAGGAGAGCGGCAGGGTGCTGATGCTGGCCGGGCTCGGGGTGGTGCACTCCCGCTCGGGCGCTCCGGAGGCGGCGTTGAAGTACTACGCCGAGTCCTACTACCTGGCCGAGTCCCTGTGCGACCAGGGGAAACTGGCGATGACCCAGGTCAACATGGGCAGTGCGCTGTTCCGGTTGGGTCGTTATCCGGACGCCGGGCGGCACTGCGAGGAGGCACTGCGTACCTACCGCGAGCAGAAGGACCGCTACGGCGAGGCGGGAGCGCTGAACAACCTGGCCCAGGTGGAACAGGTGACCGGCAACCTCTCGGCCGCCTTCGGATACCTCCGAAAGGCCGAAAAACGCTACCGCGAGGCCGACGATCTCGAAATTCTGGCCATGGTGTTGAACAACTGTGGTGAAGTGAGTGTCGAACTGGACAGGATCGAGAACGCGCGGCGCTACTACGGGGAGGCCCTGGACGTGGCACGGCAGTGCGGCTCCACGATGCGGCAGGCGGCCGCGTACATGGGGTTGGGCGACGTCGCCTCGTTGCGGGAGGACACCGCGGTGGCACGACGTCGTTGGGACACGGCGCTGTCCATCTTCGAGGCCGGCGGTTCACCGCGGGCGGCGGAGCCGCGGGCCAGGCTCGAGCGACTCGAGTCCGAGCAGGACGGCACGTGA
- a CDS encoding S1 family peptidase, which produces MSIARIASRAAAAALIAVGIAVPAQVAASAESPAPEPMIIDGDYATDAPWAARMFADGQQACSASVIAPQWVLTAQHCVEGANQVSFRVGSLDQTEGREVFAQDNGVHIHPSADIALVNVASEVDVEYAPLGNPGDAQLWETVQTYGWGATCTDRPEIECQSQRLKVADVSVTDTSCSDYRGGTAICATRGDGIPAGGDSGGPMFADSADGEYVQVGVASTSDRSSRTAYVNVTQYRDWIESYAGV; this is translated from the coding sequence TTGTCAATAGCGCGTATCGCGTCCCGGGCCGCTGCCGCGGCCCTGATCGCCGTGGGCATCGCCGTTCCGGCGCAGGTTGCCGCTTCGGCGGAATCCCCCGCGCCGGAACCGATGATCATCGACGGTGACTACGCCACCGACGCCCCGTGGGCCGCCCGGATGTTCGCCGACGGACAGCAGGCGTGCTCCGCCAGTGTGATCGCCCCGCAGTGGGTGCTCACCGCCCAGCACTGCGTCGAGGGAGCCAACCAGGTCAGCTTCCGCGTGGGCAGCCTGGACCAGACCGAGGGCCGTGAGGTCTTCGCCCAGGACAACGGGGTGCACATCCACCCGAGCGCGGACATCGCCCTGGTCAACGTCGCCAGCGAGGTCGACGTCGAGTACGCCCCGCTGGGCAACCCGGGAGATGCTCAGCTCTGGGAGACGGTTCAGACCTACGGCTGGGGTGCCACCTGCACCGACCGCCCCGAGATCGAGTGCCAGTCCCAGCGGCTGAAGGTCGCCGACGTCTCGGTGACCGACACCTCCTGCTCGGACTACCGCGGTGGCACCGCGATCTGCGCCACCCGCGGTGACGGCATCCCCGCGGGTGGGGACTCCGGCGGGCCGATGTTCGCCGACTCGGCCGATGGCGAGTACGTGCAGGTCGGCGTGGCCTCCACGAGCGACCGCTCCAGCCGTACCGCCTACGTCAACGTCACCCAGTACCGCGACTGGATCGAGTCCTACGCGGGAGTGTGA
- the ectA gene encoding diaminobutyrate acetyltransferase → MTGEKPSHGSDELDGTSGAAGRVEIETPAVSDGQEMYRITRDSGVLDVNSSYVYLLWCRDFAATSLVARSDGRVAGFVTGYVRPDAPDTVVVWQIGVDAAQRGRRIAARLLERLLNEVLPRGVRYLETTITADNSASINLFSALARDRGARLTTDELFTARMFPDAHEGEDLYRIGPLDAVGAPVQHPQFSFAASAPVSR, encoded by the coding sequence ATGACCGGCGAGAAACCGAGCCACGGCAGCGACGAGCTCGATGGCACGAGTGGGGCGGCCGGGCGGGTGGAGATCGAGACTCCGGCCGTCTCGGACGGCCAGGAAATGTACCGGATCACCCGTGATTCGGGGGTGCTCGACGTCAACTCCTCCTATGTCTATCTGCTGTGGTGCCGGGACTTCGCGGCTACCTCCCTGGTGGCCCGCTCGGACGGACGAGTGGCGGGCTTCGTGACCGGCTACGTCCGACCGGACGCCCCGGACACCGTCGTGGTGTGGCAGATCGGTGTGGACGCGGCGCAGCGTGGCCGCCGAATCGCGGCGAGGTTGCTCGAACGGCTGCTGAACGAGGTCCTGCCACGCGGAGTCCGCTACCTGGAAACCACCATCACCGCGGACAACTCCGCCTCGATCAACCTCTTCTCGGCGTTGGCCCGCGATCGCGGGGCCCGGCTCACCACCGATGAGCTGTTCACCGCGCGGATGTTCCCCGACGCGCACGAAGGAGAGGACCTGTACCGCATCGGCCCGCTGGACGCGGTCGGTGCTCCGGTCCAGCACCCCCAGTTCTCGTTCGCGGCGAGCGCGCCCGTGAGCCGGTGA
- a CDS encoding SAM-dependent methyltransferase, giving the protein MQCPSAARMFDYCLGGTANFAVDRQAVDRLLPDVPEIQVYARATRAFLGRVIRFLSDRGIDQFLDLGSGMPTVGNVHEIARRRRADARVAYVDVEPEVVSHSKELLRGTDGVTVTHADMREPETVLAAAGVAGLLDFSRPVAVLAVSVLPYVPDADDPAGVIGRYRDSCAPGSYLAVSHGTPLTMSVEQVRSSEYVYQNTHTPLALRTPERIRALLPGYELVEPGLVPLPEWRPEPDVNAAQDSTYSANGLAAVGYLPNEMLDVRNG; this is encoded by the coding sequence ATGCAGTGTCCCAGCGCCGCACGCATGTTCGATTATTGTTTGGGGGGAACGGCGAATTTCGCCGTGGACAGGCAGGCGGTGGATCGGCTGCTGCCCGACGTGCCCGAGATTCAGGTTTATGCCCGCGCCACCCGAGCCTTCCTCGGGCGTGTGATTCGTTTTCTCAGCGATCGGGGAATCGATCAGTTTCTGGACCTGGGGTCGGGAATGCCCACGGTCGGGAACGTGCACGAAATCGCCCGGCGCCGGCGTGCCGACGCCAGGGTGGCCTACGTCGACGTGGAACCCGAGGTGGTCTCCCACTCCAAGGAGCTGCTCCGCGGGACCGACGGGGTCACGGTCACGCACGCGGACATGCGCGAACCGGAGACGGTGTTGGCCGCGGCGGGGGTGGCCGGGCTGCTCGACTTCAGCCGTCCGGTCGCCGTGTTGGCCGTGTCGGTGCTGCCGTACGTCCCCGATGCGGACGATCCGGCAGGGGTCATAGGGCGTTACCGGGACAGCTGCGCTCCGGGCAGTTACCTGGCGGTCTCGCACGGAACACCGCTGACGATGTCCGTGGAGCAAGTCCGCAGCAGTGAGTACGTCTATCAGAACACGCACACCCCGTTGGCCCTGCGCACCCCGGAACGGATCCGCGCGTTGCTGCCCGGTTACGAGCTGGTCGAGCCGGGGCTGGTCCCGCTGCCGGAGTGGCGTCCGGAACCGGATGTGAACGCGGCCCAGGACAGCACGTACTCGGCGAACGGGCTGGCCGCGGTGGGATACCTGCCGAACGAGATGTTGGACGTGCGGAACGGGTGA
- a CDS encoding ADP-ribosylglycohydrolase family protein → MSTSSTVVDRAVGCLLGAALGDSLGVPVEFEEHGDIRARYGPAGVVEPPPQALLGDATQMLLFTGEGYLHAWATGNNGGRWRPVEATAAAYRRWLITQQESKPHYGATGLMAEHELYANRSPGLTSLRALQEELLGTPEQPANTSKGCGAVDRAAAAGFAPTVEMSYTLGCQFGALTHGAPAGWTSAGAMAALIHLLAIQGRRLPQAVDQTAGRALREDGETAAGLADAATLARVDVRTAYIQRLGQGWVGPEALSIGVYCALALPKREQFCDALRLAANHSGHSDTTAAITGAILGARHGTGALPRAWLNRLELADVIERIGHDLGASCVGEKFNDRRYLSLG, encoded by the coding sequence GTGTCGACATCGTCCACAGTGGTGGATCGTGCCGTGGGGTGTCTGCTCGGTGCGGCGCTTGGCGACTCCCTCGGTGTCCCGGTCGAGTTCGAGGAGCACGGGGACATACGTGCCCGCTACGGACCGGCCGGAGTGGTCGAACCACCACCACAGGCACTGCTCGGCGACGCCACCCAGATGTTGCTGTTCACCGGAGAGGGCTACCTGCACGCCTGGGCCACCGGCAACAACGGAGGACGGTGGCGCCCGGTGGAGGCAACGGCGGCCGCCTACCGGAGATGGCTGATAACCCAGCAGGAGAGCAAACCGCACTACGGGGCCACCGGCCTCATGGCCGAACACGAGCTCTACGCCAACCGCTCGCCCGGCCTGACCAGCCTGCGGGCCCTGCAGGAAGAGCTCCTCGGAACACCGGAGCAACCGGCCAACACCTCCAAGGGCTGCGGGGCGGTGGACCGCGCCGCGGCGGCGGGTTTCGCCCCGACCGTCGAGATGTCCTACACCCTCGGGTGCCAGTTCGGAGCGCTCACCCACGGCGCTCCCGCCGGTTGGACCTCGGCCGGTGCCATGGCCGCGCTGATACACCTGCTGGCGATACAGGGCAGACGACTGCCCCAGGCCGTGGACCAAACAGCCGGACGGGCGCTGCGCGAGGACGGTGAAACAGCCGCTGGGCTGGCCGACGCGGCCACACTGGCGCGCGTCGACGTGCGCACCGCCTACATCCAGCGGCTCGGTCAAGGCTGGGTCGGCCCCGAAGCGCTGTCCATCGGAGTGTACTGCGCGCTGGCCCTGCCCAAGCGGGAACAGTTCTGCGACGCGCTGCGGCTGGCCGCCAACCATTCGGGGCACAGCGACACCACAGCGGCCATCACCGGAGCGATCCTCGGGGCGCGGCACGGGACCGGGGCACTGCCCCGCGCCTGGCTCAACCGGCTGGAACTGGCCGACGTGATCGAGCGCATCGGACACGACCTCGGCGCTTCCTGCGTCGGCGAGAAGTTCAACGACCGGAGGTATCTCAGCCTCGGCTGA